In the genome of Candidatus Polarisedimenticolaceae bacterium, the window CCGTATCGGCTTCCGCGCACACCTCGCCGGCGACGTCGGTCGCCACGACCCGGTGCGCTCGCGCGAAGCGACCCCCGCTTCGCAGCGCGGAGACGGCGTCCTCGACGTCCGCCTCGCCGATCTCGAAGGAGATCGTCAGCGCGGTCCTGGCCGGCTTCACGTAGCGGATCGACGCGCCGCGCAGCCACGCCTGCACGCGCAGGCCGCGGTGGGCGAGGATCTGCCAGTAGAGGATCGCGCACACGGGGTCGAAGGCGGCGAAGACCGTCCCTCCGAAGGTGGAACCGTTGAGGTTCCTCGTGAGCAATCCGCGGCGGACCCGCACCGTCGCGCGCCGGAAGTCGGGCGAGATCGAGACGATCCGGATCCCCTGGAGCAGCCACGGCGGGAACAGATTCAGCACCCACTTCACCTGCCGGGGCGAGAGGGCGCGGGGCGGGCGCGGGGCGCTCACGGCAAGGGCGTCGGTTCGTGAGGCCGATCGAAGCCCCTCGCGGCTGGCTCCCCGACGACGCCGACGCACGGTCGCATGCACACTCCCTTCCTGGGCCGAACCCCCACCATGATGCAACCGTCCGCCAACCGTCACCGCGATCCGGTCAGGAACGCGTCGGGCTCTCCCGGACCTCGCGAAGCAGCAGCGCGATGACGAAGAGCAGCGCCA includes:
- a CDS encoding DUF4442 domain-containing protein; amino-acid sequence: MSAPRPPRALSPRQVKWVLNLFPPWLLQGIRIVSISPDFRRATVRVRRGLLTRNLNGSTFGGTVFAAFDPVCAILYWQILAHRGLRVQAWLRGASIRYVKPARTALTISFEIGEADVEDAVSALRSGGRFARAHRVVATDVAGEVCAEADTEVYLRLPREGQKEVSAF